The proteins below are encoded in one region of Toxoplasma gondii ME49 chromosome IV, whole genome shotgun sequence:
- a CDS encoding hypothetical protein (encoded by transcript TGME49_301260), which translates to MKRRSSSAISRRRVSQLPSQNRSLSSEKKRAGSPSRKSLPACLRNAGLDAERTRRKDEERRRDEEKNTERRRKQKKETTKTVCTPLLESEKQGNNGARERPDSSVPRQSDATDKSPSLLFFQKNLQRTFPQLFLQHSSRQAGSSSVSIENAFAVDTVHHELFLRI; encoded by the coding sequence ATGAAGCGACGATCGTCCTCGGCAATTTCGCGTCGGAGAGTCTCCCAACTTCCTAGCCAAAACCGTTCTCTGTcgagcgagaaaaagcggGCGGGGAGCCCCTCGCGGAAAAGCCTGCCTGCCTGCCTCAGAAATGCAGGGCTCGACGCAGAGcggacaagaagaaaagacgaggaaagaagaagagacgaagaaaagaacacggagagaaggaggaagcagaagaaagagacaacgaagactgtctgtacaccgctcctcgagagcgagaagcagggaaACAACGGggccagagagagaccggaTTCCTCTGTCCCCCGGCAGTCAGACGCTACAGAcaagtctccttctctcctttttttccagaaGAATCTGCAGCGTACCTTTCCTCAACTTTTTCTCCAGCATTCTTCTCGACAAGCCGGCTCGTCCTCGGTCAGCATCGAAAACGCGTTTGCTGTCGACACAGTGCATCACGAGTTGTttctccgaatataa
- a CDS encoding hypothetical protein (encoded by transcript TGME49_301250), whose protein sequence is MFSVFSTSSLSLFSAFWRLFPVTLGAQLWHTRRSIPEFEHPETSCHSVCARVHTSRFFQHTSARGAITSKSLFTSMKAFSRNSKLASQRFAEGGKPTEAAHFSSCEGERFFSSHLEENTLSAISSVASCDPRVDKASVLRKENFDVLHESDKKRLSAVRWFKEHFDISREYDKRSLVSVGCFKENFDMSHESGKVRPSSVRCFKKTFGVSHESDNKTVSSFRRNFAISPQCGEGTVSPLTFVGTKSDCSRQETTGLNAHSFEAENQSGDDFFAVLSHRRDETWETTQVCMREHCGERLYGKEGTAFSRTSSGDLEFFLPTSVNKHEGEAPNSAMQKARQLREEISHVEMSRCLGGGDEETLVSRLKHETSVDLRPPRTEEKPKQLKASCVPGTCREEKERKHVSTSTPESHHPILVFPVPFHASLDAREVCERGGLASNRTEEEEKQLKKLLMSRNEALGRRVTVLKANLETKEATIAKLLARCRRREQELERVRAMLLPIVEENVKLAGEIDTRKQQTGGKDEYLAALRDAIKAHVASFLKGESEAPQDVRTAQGPRQGIERDRGRANVGLSRCLGSERESEERDRQEERVHGRRTKRAFVCGVFDETESDDGAGVPVAFRLDSRDSTSEEEGASEASEKPGGVQKRLPSSENKSKNPQRQWWWMDDKDDDCDTEVTRERSETKDGPSGTTSEFVAFLRGRKIVEETVQRRRQGRRDSFFSARRKVGFLEALVEKIQENPFSGSKRETHEWLMNWLVKQYRRTGSTPTESRSFAGSRATSREGNEEKEKRGTKEKMEEEERKRIGKCGVETELPGESDEEMEEEHTKAAHLLQPNAWWMCSAVAVHSQDV, encoded by the exons atgttttctgtgttttccacgtcttctttgtctctgttttccgctTTTTGGCGTCTCTTTCCCGTAACTCTCGGTGCACAGTTATGGCATACCCGTAGATCGATCCCAGAATTTGAGCATCCAGAAACGAGCTGCCACTCTGTCTGCGCCCGAGTCCAcacttctcgtttttttcaacACACATCAGCGAGAGGAGCTATAACATCTAAAAGTCTCTTTACATCGATGAAGGCCTTTTCAAGGAACTCCAAACTCGCTTCTCAGCGCTTCGCTGAAGGTGGCAAGCCGACAGAGGCGGCGCACTTCAGCTCTTGCGAGGGAGAACGCTTTTTCTCTAGTCATCTTGAAGAGAACACTCTATCTGCGATTTCCAGCGTGGCAAGCTGCGACCCTCGTGTAGACAAGGCCTCGGTTCTCAGGAAAGAGAACTTTGACGTGTTGCATGAATCTGATAAAAAGAGGCTGTCGGCTGTAAGGTGGTTTAAAGAACACTTTGACATATCTCGTGAATATGATAAAAGGAGTCTCGTATCTGTAGGATGTTTCAAGGAAAACTTTGACATGTCCCATGAATCTGGTAAAGTGCGACCATCTTCCGTAAGATGTTTCAAAAAAACATTTGGCGTATCCCATGAATCTGATAATAAGACCGTCTCGTCCTTTAGAAGAAACTTCGCCATATCCCCGCAATGTGGAGAAGGAACCGTTTCTCCTTTAACTTTTGTCGGAACGAAAAGCGACTGTTCCAGGCAAGAGACGACGGGTCTAAACGCGCATTCATTTGAAGCTGAGAATCAAAGTGGAGATGACTTTTTCGCTGTTCTTTCACACCGGCGAGATGAGACGTGGGAGACCACGCAAGTGTGTATGAGGGAACACTGTGGAGAACGGCTTTACGGAAAAGAGGGTACTGCCTTTTCCCGAACTTCTTCTGGGGATTTGGAATTCTTTTTGCCCACAAGTGTAAACAAACATGAAGGGGAGGCTCCAAACTCTGCGATGCAGAAGGCCCGTCAACTCCGAGAGGAAATTTCTCATGTGGAGATGTCTCGATGCTTAGGGGGTGGTGACGAAGAGACTCTGGTCTCGCGTCTGAAACACGAAACTTCTGTAGACCTTCGACCTccgagaacagaagagaagccaaAGCAACTGAAAGCGAGTTGCGTTCCTGGCACCTgtcgcgaagagaaagaacggaaACACGTTTCGACGTCGACTCCTGAGTCACACCATCCCATCCTCGTTTTCCCGGTACCGTTCCACGCATCGCTGGACGCGAGGGAGGTTTGCGAACGTGGAGGTCTGGCGTCCAACCGcactgaggaggaagagaaacaactgAAGAAGTTGCTCATGTCGAGGAACGAAGCCTTGGGGAGGCGCGTGACGGTTCTGAAAGCGAACctcgagacgaaggaagccACCATCGCAAAGCTCCTGGCGCGGTGCAGACGACGCGAGCAGGAGCTAGAGCGAGTCAGGGCGATGCTGCTGCCGATTGTTGAGGAGAATGTGAAACTCGCAGGAGAGATCGACACACGAAAACAGCAAACGGGGGGAAAGGATGAGTACCTCGCCGCGCTCAGAGACGCGATCAAAGCCCACGTTGCGTCATTTCTGAAAGGGGAATCAGAGGCGCCGCAGGACGTGCGTACCGCACAAGGCCCGAGACAAGGGattgagagagacagggggagGGCGAACGTCGGGCTCTCGAGGTGCctgggaagcgagagagaaagcgaggaacgggatagacaagaagagagggtCCATGGGAGAAGGACAAAACGCGCATTTGTCTGCGGCGTTTtcgacgagacagaaagcgacgaCGGAGCAGGTGTGCCTGTCGCATTTCGTCTCGACTCCCGCGACTCCACaagtgaggaagaaggggcATCCGAGGCATCCGAGAAGCCGGGAGGTGTCCAGAAacgtctgccttcttcggaAAATAAGAGCAAAAATCCGCAGCGACAGTGGTGGTGGATGGACGATAAAGACGACGACTGCGACACAGAAGTgacgcgcgagagaagtGAGACAAAGGACG GCCCGTCTGGAACAACTTCGGAGTTCGTCGCGTTCCTCAGAGGGCGCAAGATCGTGGAAGAGACAGTACAAAGACGCAGGCAGGGACGGAGGGACTCGTTTTTCAGCGCGCGCAGGAAGGTTGGATTTTTGGAGGCGCTGGTGGAAAAAATTCAGGAAAATCCGTTCTCTGGATCTAAACGGGAAACCCACGAGTGGCTGATGAACTGGCTAGTGAAACAATATCGCAGGACCGGCTCCACGCCCACAGAGTCTCGCAGCTTTGCTGGCAGTCGCGCCACCTCgcgggaaggaaacgaagaaaaagagaaaagaggaacgaaagagaagatggaagaagaggagaggaagagaataGGCAAGTGTGGGGTCGAGACTGAGCTAccgggagagagcgacgaagaaatggaggagGAACACACCAAGGCCGCCCACTTACTCCAGCCGAATGCCTGGTGGATGTGCTCAGCTGTGGCGGTGCATAGCCAGGATGTTTAA